In Helianthus annuus cultivar XRQ/B chromosome 9, HanXRQr2.0-SUNRISE, whole genome shotgun sequence, the following are encoded in one genomic region:
- the LOC110875209 gene encoding TMV resistance protein N-like: MMKKMISSRKVLVVLDDVDDIEQLEALAGEHTWFKSGSTIIITTRDEHVLVAHGVKSIHDANLLSHEEGIRLFSKYAFGRENPIEGYQELSGKVVHYAGGLPLTIKVLGSSLCGKTKCEFNDAIERLKTIPEKQTLETLELSYNGLENDHKEIFLEVACILKGEPKEKAIRILESYGFHARIALKVLEQKSLIIISDYGCLEMHDRIEEMGMNIVRRLHPHEPQRHNRLWVKKEVEDILINELGTEATLSIKLQYTKLHPSIIMKGLRKMKKLRYLYVSGEYWFIGMGCSNISQQEEGERKVLNELKILNIKHTQFRTFDLGLTPDLEWLDLSGCYDFEELHVPVESPKLKSLVLHGSKLSKLDLRLTPQLETLDLEGCNNIEELHMPVESLKLKSLVLRSSKLSKLDLGQIPQLETLDLEGCNNIEELHMPVESPKLKSIVLYGSKLSKLHLGQTPQLEKLDLEGCNNLLELHMPVKCTNLKSLVLKGSKLNKLDLGLTPQLETLDLERCKYLVELNMPVEYTKLKSLVLIGSKLSKLDLRGTPKLQTLDLEGCYDLVELYMPLECAKLKSLVLSGSKLSKLEGLTPMLERLDLTECYNFVLHMRAECPMLNYLVLSGYMLSTGAVSTPPDITS, from the exons ATGATGAAAAAAATGATAAGTAGTAGAAAAGTACTTGTTGTTTTAGATGATGTCGATGATATCGAGCAGCTTGAGGCGTTAGCAGGAGAGCATACTTGGTTTAAGTCCGGAAgtacaatcatcatcacaacaAGAGATGAGCATGTGTTGGTAGCCCATGGAGTGAAGTCTATTCATGATGCCAATCTGTTATCACATGAGGAAGGAATTCGCCTTTTTAGTAAGTACGCATTTGGCAGAGAGAACCCAATTGAAGGGTACCAAGAGCTCTCAGGAAAAGTAGTACATTATGCTGGTGGTCTTCCCTTAACAATTAAAGTTTTGGGTTCATCTCTTTGTGGTAAGACAAAGTGTGAATTTAATGACGCCATAGAAAGACTAAAAACAATTCCAGAAAAGCAAACTTTGGAAACACTGGAACTAAGCTACAATGGGCTAGAAAATGATCACAAAGAAATATTTCTTGAAGTTGCATGCATATTAAAAGGTGAACCAAAAGAAAAAGCAATCCGAATACTTGAAAGTTATGGATTCCATGCTCGAATTGCTTTAAAAGTTCTTGAGCAGAAATCATTGATAATCATTTCGGATTATGGTTGTTTAGAAATGCATGACCGTATTGAAGAAATGGGTATGAATATTGTTCGTCGTTTGCACCCTCATGAGCCTCAAAGGCATAACAGATTATGGGTTAAAAAAGAAGTAGAAGATATTTTGATTAATGAGTTG GGTACAGAAGCAACACTGAGTATAAAACTACAGTATACGAAACTCCATCCATCTATAATTATGAAAGGTCTTAGAAAGATGAAGAAGCTTAGATATCTTTACGTTAGTGGGGAATATTGGTTTATTGGAATGGGTTGCAGCAACATCTCTCAACAGGAAGAGGGAGAAAGAAAG GTTCTTAATGAGCTCAAAATTCTTAACATTAAGCATACACAGTTCAGAACCTTTGACCTTGGGTTGACACCAGATCTCGAGTGGTTAGATCTATCAGGATGTTATGACTTTGAAGAACTCCATGTACCTGTTGAAAGTCCCAAGCTCAAGTCCCTTGTCCTCCATGGTTCTAAATTGAGTAAACTTGATCTTCGGCTAACTCCACAACTCGAGACATTAGATCTTGAAGGTTGTAACAACATTGAAGAACTCCACATGCCCGTTGAAAGTCTCAAGCTCAAGTCCCTTGTCCTCCGTAGTTCTAAATTGAGTAAACTTGACCTAGGGCAGATTCCACAACTCGAGACATTAGATCTAGAAGGTTGTAACAACATTGAAGAACTCCACATGCCCGTTGAAAGTCCCAAGCTAAAGTCCATTGTCCTTTATGGTTCTAAGTTGAGTAAACTTCACCTAGGGCAGACTCCACAACTCGAGAAATTAGATCTTGAAGGATGTAACAACCTTTTAGAACTCCACATGCCCGTTAAATGTACCAATCTGAAGTCCCTTGTCCTCAAAGGTTCTAAGTTAAATAAACTTGACTTGGGGCTGACTCCACAACTCGAGACATTAGATCTTGAAAGATGTAagtaccttgtagaactcaacaTGCCTGTTGAATATACCAAGCTGAAGTCCCTTGTCCTCATAGGTTCTAAGTTGAGTAAACTTGACCTAAGGGGGACTCCAAAGCTTCAGACATTAGATCTTGAAGGATGTTACGACCTAGTAGAACTCTACATGCCTCTTGAATGTGCCAAGCTAAAGTCCCTTGTTCTTAGTGGTTCTAAGTTGAGTAAACTTGAGGGGTTAACTCCAATGCTCGAGAGGTTAGATCTAACAGAATGTTATAACTTTGTACTCCACATGCGCGCTGAATGTCCAATGTTGAATTACCTTGTCCTTAGTGGTTATATGTTGAGTACTGGAGCTGTCTCCACACCTCCAGACATTACATCTTGA